The following are encoded in a window of Perca fluviatilis chromosome 21, GENO_Pfluv_1.0, whole genome shotgun sequence genomic DNA:
- the jmjd1cb gene encoding probable JmjC domain-containing histone demethylation protein 2C isoform X4, whose amino-acid sequence MQGPYSLNGYRVRVYRQDSATQWFTGIITHHDLFSRNMVVMNDQVLEPQNVDPSMIQMTFLDDVVHSLLKGENIGITSRRRSRSSQNNNTAHMAGGRPGGTTGNTQSHYTRAQANSPRPIMTSSGPNPKGSQGTLASQQQSQSQQSQQPASQSHHSPSGSGREQREQRNSRSSRRKGSDSSVPEEDKDRREETTGRDSKSKAKQALNKRRKGEEEEKKAGLKRLKTDMTSDLSESSDSENPHNKRTSCSSSSSSSSSSSSSSSSSSSEPNSENELKTRSTDVKQSGVSKKEEEEKPLMQATKMNNSSSLIGRLSPWVELQAAEDSKKGVLKETGKMTTKEEEELVAVTQITQSPRQQTPLMSDTVQGGSMESSKNTVKASPRSQTPLLSHLGGGSVIDITDEAQATVHQESSEAVSALLASQKAESTALSPYLPLNPSPVSSPPVPPSPSPSEGGRRMDIEPPMQQQQGIMGSGMTAARSLGNKIEFAPSEVIRPVTSMVQNVVLVEKEKTVLPLHLHQQQQPQHHHHQQQHTQQQQHYTSIHPGIKSPSLSEETRKHPQHQPTPHKMNTVLPPDLTKSRISPNLAQLDSFKQKPQHPNNSQSHLYPNTNPVDLLKAKPHPGLLDISKPKPNTSPEVSKHKIQRYPDTSPPVIGRLSAKVEAAEAPRSGFKPVAARSESGGVGASVSSSTKSPLIIDKNETFTVYRDPALVRSDAENSVSATVSSNHVAAYLHPHLHTLHSPSPHSPCLTSASHSHAASHLLAPPHTSALPHPHLLPPGVLPAMPPPAASLLGGHPRLDSPSGLGHLALPHAAAAHQQQFLQGQGPPPPPLLAQAHSGAAGLGLYPILWQYPNGTPTSYPPGLNLPPTAKWVHPENPVTVNSEASLRRNTASPWLHQGAGSAGDGLGLLSHVPVRPASADAHRPPVKINTHASPPLSKSSMNAHKEDVDKKGFVDPIRTLTLAQLKQEQTDRSRTPTGKDVHLHRLYLDPHCKARQVNTQDAIQAADRASKYKEENRQILKESIEVAPFTAKIQRSSDPGMDRDRERSRDPAFPVRLPALASPGPKAGHIHPHVIQSEKSNYFTTLSNSVVNEPPRLYPSKELSSYYEKVSGGAPGVVASVGATVPSQGALSLGSYSSKTSLSKPPPLIKHQPEGGEGLAGKITEQLSQQVTLVQQQHSHHTGIDRIERRSPAISPSSSMSLSSSSAPNHHHHHHHQQQQQQQQQQQLRAMPSLHRAPVFHPPTQHALERREAVEREREREKERERERERAAYGGRLSPPTLTPIQPVSLPAAGSKTSAEQQKPPTLLPELRDVKGHGNAAVVTSVASAISGEIMTSSTDAWRGGEMIQERRGSFSGEKGVSRGKPQSAMASVIVRPSTSVKYDSPPGANKSGAMLLKELPQGRFYPSKLQGECLRLGESVREAVAGRVIQPNSNLDDMCVQYKNTYMRGMQGTMGASITNSVCRTAISAASAFGVQSISGTAISELGYSVSARGEISPHSAGFCARVLSHSGPGEYQEGLGSRNTSPGGSLPPSSPAGTPQPSPSLTPTPSSISGSSQPYSSSFVHLKKHKAALAAAQSRSNFSTAPTSIATGNCFLPVDSVDKTPIHNSPPPPPSQASSSSVDSSSGSSASGSTTTGKSSPLPNGQSSGPASTSSGQPSNYHKLKKAWLTRHSEEDRNTTATICSTSTKPEKLPSTTTTTTTSTSNTSAMAEMIKPCTVNLSASTSSEVEMSKESASKVERERQLEEKGGGGGAEERKAAPSSRRGNKRSYESGSESGGDDSDASESKMEGRAKRQPKPTYKKKQNDMAKKKGDNEKEEDDVKPNGIFRSAREKTKLKLASSNGIPRSVLKDWRKVKKLKQTAESFLQDDSCAEIGPNLQKCRECRVVRSKKGEEPTHSPVFCRFYYFRRLSFSKNGVIRMDGFSTPDQFDDEALALWVPGLMEESHLDQTTAKYILSFIGDKFCQMVVTENTAATWVKKDAKLAWKRAVRGVREMCDACEATLFNIHWVCQKCGFVVCLDCYKAKERRSSKDKELYGWLKCVKGQPHDHKHLMPTQIIPGTVLTELVTSMHSLREKHNIKSHCPCTNKQNLLTKLPATNGVSQVLQNVLNHSNKLSLVKAEPGSQQNSDQGGTKAETNGGRGGGSSPGSDAGSAPVTPPESQSPLHFLADLAEQKSREEKKENKSVLLGKSVKEDKDGDSLEVLQQCKTTSLVANSTEQGSTLRDLLTTTAGKLKLGSTDAGIAFAPVYSTASQTGKGGRTMPNILDDIIASVVENKIPASRQSITTKLSIKQEPVAPSNNNNNNIPVPAITEDAKPDRKKSAHVTAAVPEESTNQYPDIPHCWLNNRRLLWLKDHSNQNNWKLFRECWKQGQPVLVSGIHKRLNGGLWKADSFNQEFADHQGDLLNCKDQVVSNSGIKEFWDGFEDITKRPKSKDGEPMVYRLKDWPSGEEFMALMPSRYDDLMKNLPLPEYSDPEGNLNLASHLPSFFVRPDLGPRLCCAYGVAASQDQDFGTANLHVEVSDVVSVLVYVGVAKGNGVLSKTGVLKRLEEEDLDEGVRRRLKDSSETPGALWHIYLNKDMDQVREFLHKEQGLDVSLDQDPIREQGLYLSRKQRQRLLDEHGVQGWTVVQFLGDSVLIPAGAMHQVQNLHSCVQVINDFVSPEHVANSIHLTQELRPNKEEVNYEDKLQVKNILYHCVKEVVSSLKRASDEEDDEEENS is encoded by the exons GGATCCGACAGCAGTGTTCCAGAGGAGGATAAggacaggagagaagagaccACAGGGAGAG ACTCCAAGTCCAAGGCTAAGCAGGCGCTGAACAAACGCAGGAAGggcgaggaagaggagaagaaggcAGGTCTAAAGAGGCTGAAAACTGACATGACCTCTGATCTGTCAGAGAGCAGCGACTCAGAAAACCCACACAACAAGAGGACCTcatgctcctcttcctcctcgtcctcatcatcctcctcctcctcctcctcttcctcctcctcagagCCCAACTCCGAGAATGAGCTAAAGACTCGCAGCACTGATGTGAAACAAAGTGGTGTTTccaaaaaggaggaggaggagaagccgCTGATGCAGGCCACCAAAATGAATAATTCTTCGTCTCTTATTGGTCGCCTGTCCCCGTGGGTGGAGCTTCAGGCAGCGGAGGACAGCAAGAAGGGCGTGCTTAAGGAGACCGGCAAAATGACAacgaaggaggaggaggagttggTCGCGGTAACACAGATCACCCAGTCCCCGCGGCAACAGACGCCTCTGATGTCCGACACCGTCCAGGGCGGCAGTATGGAGAGCAGCAAGAACACTGTGAAAG catcACCTCGATCCCAGACGCCATTGTTGTCCCACCTGGGAGGCGGCAGTGTGATCGACATCACAGATGAGGCCCAGGCCACGGTGCACCAGGAGAGTTCAGAGGCAGTGTCAGCCCTGCTCGCCTCCCAGAAGGCCGAGTCCACGGCCCTCTCACCTTACCTCCCCCTCAACCCCTCCCCCGTCTCCTCGCCTCCCGTCCCTCCGTCTCCCTCACCATCAGAAGGAGGCCGCAGGATGGATATTGAGCCTcccatgcagcagcagcagggcatTATGGGAAGTGGCATGACAGCAGCCAGGAGCTTAGGCAACAAGATAGAGTTTGCTCCCTCTGAGGTCATCAG GCCTGTCACATCGATGGTTCAAAATGTGGTGTTGGTGGAGAAGGAGAAAACTGtccttcctcttcatcttcatcaacagcagcagccacagcatcatcatcatcagcagcagcacacacaacaacagcagcactaCACATCTATCCACCCCGGCATTAAGAGCCCGTCTCTGTCCGAGGAGACGAGAAAACACCCACAGCATCAACCGACCCCCCACAAGATGAACACAGTCCTCCCACCTGACTTAACCAAATCTAGAATTAGCCCCAACCTAGCTCAGCTTGACTCCTTCAAACAGAAACCCCAGCACCCCAACAACTCTCAGAGCCATCTCTACCCCAACACAAACCCAGTTGACCTTCTCAAGGCTAAGCCCCACCCGGGCCTGCTGGACATCTCTAAACCTAAACCCAACACCTCTCCCGAGGTCTCTAAACATAAAATACAGAGGTACCCTGATACCTCCCCACCTGTGATAGGCCGTTTGTCGGCTAAAGTAGAAGCAGCTGAAGCTCCGCGGTCTGGTTTCAAGCCGGTGGCGGCGCGGTCGGAGTCAGGGGGAGTCGGTGCGAGCGTCAGCAGCAGCACCAAGAGTCCTCTGATCATCGATAAGAACGAGACCTTCACCGTTTACAGGGACCCGGCGCTGGTCCGCTCCGACGCAGAGAACTCTGTCTCGGCCACAGTCTCCTCCAACCACGTGGCAGCCTATCTCCACCCCCACCTGCACACCCTTCATTCCCCCTCCCCTCACTCCCCCTGTCTCACTTCCGCATCCCACTCCCACGCCGCCTCCCACCTCCTCGCCCCCCCTCACACCTCTGCCCTGCCACATCCGCATCTTTTACCCCCCGGAGTGCTCCCGGCCATGCCTCCTCCCGCAGCATCTCTCCTCGGGGGCCACCCTCGGCTTGACTCCCCCAGCGGGTTGGGCCACCTTGCCCTGCCTCACGCAGCAGCCGCACACCAGCAGCAATTCCTACAG GGTCAGGGCCCTCCTCCACCCCCTCTACTAGCCCAGGCTCACAGCGGGGCAGCAGGGCTGGGCCTTTACCCCATCCTCTGGCAGTACCCCAACGGAACACCAACCTCCTATCCCCCAGGGCTCAACCTGCCCCCCACAGCTAAGTGGGTCCACCCGGAAAATCCTGTCACCGTGAATTCCGAGGCCTCTCTCAGGAGG AACACAGCCAGTCCGTGGCTGCACCAGGGTGCCGGTAGTGCTGGCGACGGTCTGGGTTTGCTGAGCCACGTTCCCGTTCGGCCAGCCAGCGCCGACGCCCACCGCCCCCCGGTCAAGATCAACACCCACGCAAGCCCTCCGCTGTCAAAGTCCAGCATGAATGCCCATAAAGA AGATGTGGATAAGAAAGGCTTCGTGGACCCAATCAGGACGTTGACATTGGCCCAGTTGAAAcaggagcagacagacaggagtcGAACCCCCACAGGGAAAGACGTCCACCTACACCGCCTCTACCTGGACCCCCACTGCAAGGCTCGCCAGGTAAATACACAG gATGCGATTCAGGCAGCAGACCGAGCCAGTAAATACAAAGAGGAGAATCGGCAAATCCTGAAAGAGAGCATCGAGGTCGCTCCCTTCACCGCTAAGATCCAGCGCTCCAGTGACCCTGGGATGGATAGGGACCGAGAGAGGAGCAGAGATCCAGCCTTCCCTGTGCGGTTACCAGCTCTTGCCTCCCCAGGCCCCAAGGCCGGTCACATCCATCCCCACGTCATCCAATCAGAGAAGAGCAATTACTTCACCACGCTGTCCAACAGTGTAGTGAATGAGCCTCCAAGACTTTACCCCTCCAAGGAGCTCAGCTCTTACTATGAGAAAGTGTCTGGCGGAGCTCCAGGGGTTGTGGCCAGTGTCGGGGCCACTGTGCCAAGCCAGGGAGCTCTGTCCCTGGGCAGCTATAGCTCCAAAACCTCTCTCTCCAAGCCCCCTCCCCTCATTAAGCACCAgccagagggaggagagggttTAGCAGGGAAAATCACTGAGCAGCTCAGCCAGCAGGTGACACTAGTCCAACAGCAGCATTCGCACCACACAGGTATAGACAGGATAGAACGCCGCAGCCCTGCCatttctccttcctcctctatgtctctgtcttcctcctcagcacccaaccaccaccaccatcaccaccaccaacaacaacagcagcagcagcagcagcaacagctcaGGGCAATGCCATCTCTCCACCGAGCACCTGTGTTCCATCCGCCCACACAGCACGCACTAGAACGCAGAGAGGCTGTGGAACGAGAGAGGGAGcgggagaaggaaagagagagagagagggagagagcagctTATGGTGGACGTCTGTCTCCGCCAACACTCACACCCATCCAGCCAGTTAGCTTACCGGCAGCTGGTAGTAAAACTTCAGCGGAGCAGCAGAAGCCCCCCACGCTGCTACCGGAACTCAGGGACGTCAAAGGTCATGGAAACGCTGCCGTCGTCACCTCTGTGGCGTCGGCCATCAGTGGGGAGATCATGACTTCATCTACAGACGCGTGGAGAGGTGGAGAGATGATTCAGGAAAGACGAGGCTCATTCTCTGGAGAGAAAGGAGTGTCAAGGGGCAAGCCCCAATCCGCAATGGCATCAGTCATTGTGCGTCCATCGACATCTGTTAAGTACGACAGTCCTCCTGGTGCTAACAAATCTGGTGCTATGCTCCTTAAAGAGCTCCCCCAGGGGAGGTTCTACCCATCCAAGCTTCAGGGGGAATGCCTCAGACTAGGGGAGAGTGTTAGAGAAGCTGTAGCTGGCAGGGTTATCCAACCCAACTCAAACCTGGACGACATGTGTGTCCAGTATAAAAATACTTACATGCGTGGCATGCAGGGAACTATGGGGGCCAGTATCACAAACTCTGTGTGCAGGACTGCTATTTCAGCCGCATCAGCTTTTGGCGTACAGAGTATCAGTGGGACAGCCATCTCTGAGCTGGGCTACTCTGTCTCAGCTCGAGGAGAGATCTCACCCCATAGCGCTGGCTTTTGTGCCCGGGTGCTGAGCCACTCAGGACCAGGAGAGTACCAGGAGGGGTTAGGCTCACGCAACACATCACCAGGGGGGTCTCTGCCTCCCTCTAGTCCAGCAGGGACACCCCAGCCCAGTCCAAGCCTCACCCCAACACCTTCCTCCATTTCTGGCTCCAGTCAGCCTTACTCCTCCTCCTTTGTCCACCTTAAGAAGCACAAAGCGGCCTTGGCTGCCGCCCAATCCAGAAGCAACTTCTCCACTGCTCCAACATCCATCGCAACTGGAAACTGTTTCCTACCTGTGGATTCAGTTGACAAAACTCCTATTCACAACTCGCCCCCTCCACCCCCCAGCCAAGCCTCATCGTCTTCGGTCGACAGCAGTAGCGGCAGCTCGGCAAGTGGGAGCACAACAACGGGCAAGTCCAGTCCCCTGCCCAACGGCCAGAGCTCTGGACCAGCCTCAACAAGCAGTGGGCAGCCCAGTAACTACCACAAGCTGAAGAAAGCCTGGTTAACCCGGCACTCAGAGGAGGACAGGAACACAACTGCCACTATATGCTCCACCAGTACTAAACCAGAGAAACTGcccagcaccaccaccaccaccaccaccagcacaaGTAACACCTCCGCCATGGCAGAAATGATCAAACCCTGTACAGTCAATCTCAGTGCCTCCACCTCCAGTGAGGTGGAGATGAGCAAAGAAAGTGCAAGCAAAGTGGAGCGAGAGAGGCAGCTGGAGGagaaggggggaggaggaggagcggaGGAGAGGAAAGCAGCTCCCTCATCAAGGCGAGGGAACAAGCGGTCATACGAGTCGGGTTCCGAGAGCGGGGGAGATGACTCCGACGCCAGTGAGAGCAAAATGGAAGGTAGAGCCAAGCGTCAGCCTAAACCCACCTACAAGAAGAAGCAGAATGATATGGCCAAGAAGAAAGGAGACAACGAAAAGGAGGAAGATGACGTGAAGCCCAATGGCATCTTCAGATCGGCCCGAGAGAAGACTAAACTCAAACTAGCCAGCAGCA ATGGGATCCCCCGCTCTGTCCTGAAGGACTGGAGGAAGGTGAAGAAGCTGAAGCAGACCGCGGAGTCTTTCCTGCAGGATGACTCGTGTGCTGAAATTGGACCCAACCTGCAGAAGTGTCGGGAGTGCAGGGTGGTCCGCAGCAAGAAGGGAGAGGAGCCGACACATTCTCCTGTTTTCTGTCGCTTCTACTATTTCAGACG GCTTTCCTTCAGTAAAAATGGAGTCATCCGGATGGATGGCTTCTCCACTCCGGACCAGTTTGATGATGAAGCACTGGCCCTGTGGGTCCCTGGGCTGATGGAGGAGAGCCACCTGGACCAAACCACAGCCAAGTACATCCTCAGCTTCATAGGAGACAAGTTCTGTCAGATGGTTGTGACTGAGAATACTGCAGCCACCTGGGTCAAGAAGGATG cCAAGCTGGCGTGGAAGCGAGCGGTGAGGGGGGTGAGGGAGATGTGTGACGCCTGCGAGGCAACACTCTTCAACATCCACTGGGTCTGTCAGAAATGTGGCTTCGTTGTCTGCTTGGACTGCTACAAGGCCAAGGAGAGAAGGAGCTCCAAAG ATAAAGAACTATACGGCTGGCTTAAGTGTGTGAAAGGCCAACCCCACGATCACAAACACCTGATGCCCACACAGATCATACCTGGCACAG TGCTGACAGAGTTGGTGACTTCCATGCACTCTCTGAGAGAGAAACACAACATCAAATCCCACTGCCCCTGCACCAACAAGCAGAACCTCCTCACCAAACTACCAGCCACCAACGGAGTCTCACAG GTTCTGCAGAACGTCCTGAACCACAGTAACAAACTGTCCCTGGTGAAAGCTGAGCCGGGCTCTCAGCAGAACTCTGACCAGGGAGGAACCAAGGCGGAGACTAACGGAGGGCGCGGTGGAGGAAGCAGTCCAGGCAGCGACGCAGGAAGTGCTCCTGTCACCCCGCCCGAGTCCCAGTCCCCTCTGCACTTCCTGGCTGACCTGGCAGAGCAGAAATCCAGGGAGGAGAAGAAAG AAAACAAGTCTGTGCTGCTTGGTAAATCGGTCAAGGAAGACAAGGACGGGGACAGCCTGGAGGTCCTGCAGCAGTGTAAAACCACCTCACTGGTGGCGAATAGTACAGAGCAGGGCTCCACACTCAGAGATCTGCTCACCACCACAGCAGGGAAGCTGAAGCTGGGCTCCACCGATGCAGGAATTGCCTTTGCACCAGTCTACTCTACTGCGTCACAG ACTGGGAAAGGTGGGAGGACCATGCCCAATATCCTTGATGACATCATTGCTTCAGTAGTTGAGAATAAAATCCCTGCCAGCCGCCAGAGCATCACCACCAAACTGTCAATTAAGCAGGAGCCTGTCGCCccaagcaacaacaacaacaacaacatccctGTCCCTGCTATTACTGAGGATGCAAAACCAGACAGGAAGAAGTCAGCGCATGTTACTGCAGCAGTGCCAGAAGAATCAACCAATCAGTATCCAGATATTCCCCACTGCTGGTTAAACAACAGACGGTTACTGTGGCTCAAAGATCACAGCAACCAGAACAACTGGAAGCTGTTCAGAGAGTGCTGGAAACAAGGACAG CCTGTGTTGGTGTCAGGGATCCATAAGCGACTGAATGGCGGCCTGTGGAAAGCTGACTCCTTCAACCAGGAGTTTGCAGACCATCAGGGAGACCTCCTGAATTGTAAAGACCAGGTTGTGTCCAACTCTGGGATCAAGGAGTTCTGGGACGGATTTGAGGACATCACTA AGCGGCCCAAGTCCAAGGATGGAGAACCTATGGTCTACAGACTGAAGGACTGGCCGTCTGGAGAGGAGTTCATGGCCCTCATGCCCTCAAG GTATGATGACTTGATGAAGAACCTGCCCCTGCCAGAGTACTCGGATCCAGAGGGCAACCTCAACCTGGCCTCCCACCTGCCATCTTTCTTTGTCAGGCCAGATCTGGGGCCGAGACTCTGCTGTGCCTACG GTGTAGCTGCTTCTCAGGACCAGGACTTTGGGACTGCCAACCTCCATGTGGAAGTCTCCGATGTCGTCTCTGTGCTGGTCTATGTAGGAGTAGCCAAAGGCAATGGAGTCCTGTCCAAAACTG gagtgtTGAAGCGCCTGGAGGAGGAGGATCTAGATGAGGGCGTTCGAAGAAGGCTCAAAGACTCCAGTGAGACCCCCGGGGCTCTGTGGCACATCTACCTCAACAAAGACATGGACCAAGTCCGAGAGTTCCTGCACAAG GAGCAGGGATTGGACGTGTCGCTGGACCAGGACCCAATCAGAGAGCAGGGCTTGTACCTGAGCAGGAAGCAGCGTCAGCGGCTGCTGGATGAACACGGAGTCCAGGGCTGGACTGTAGTTCAATTCCTGGGAGACTCTGTACTTATCCCAGCAGGGGCCATGCACCAG gtcCAGAACCTCCACAGCTGTGTCCAGGTCATCAATGACTTTGTGTCTCCCGAGCACGTGGCCAACTCCATCCACCTGACCCAGGAGCTCCGGCCCAATAAAGAGGAGGTCAACTACGAGGATAAACTACAG GTGAAGAACATTCTGTACCACTGTGTGAAGGAGGTGGTGAGCTCCCTGAAGAGGGCCAGCGATGAGGAAGACGATGAGGAAGAGAACTCATGA